The following proteins are co-located in the Choristoneura fumiferana chromosome 23, NRCan_CFum_1, whole genome shotgun sequence genome:
- the LOC141440917 gene encoding uncharacterized protein, translating to MEEGFVEAYSYNLPKVSVDMVVRFFAASTEIKASKCSVGESFGDSAIKFVQIKRDAGLCTVKSRVTPEHAINLESYRATVVIDEDEDVVRSCQCDDCALCPDACRHAVAFLLWLHRRSEEPPTTSAICYWDSASLSNQDDTTSVMTVKEMLGIKEVKMKPDTRVLDEFIKVAKEKNIDCLLMRHIQGAKQKLSLHQLCVTVEGQLHCPQALLQALVAEMTSVTEADVTPWCEVWYGRIKDSMLHEAVHCPEKKDDLVERILGEESKYTRKEMAKRKRIKKAVLKEVSKKAKMEITEIGALLNPAYPVLGAAPDGVTNEHTIEIKLPSDDQTLLSYVKDNKLSMEIWSQVQAQMYFSKKTKALFCVALPNFATTKAVEIFPVPYDESIEIVLDRAQQFWIDAVFPVLMTIYNQ from the exons ATGGAAGAAGGTTTTGTAGAAGCTTATTCGTATAACCTCCCAAAGGTCTCCGTGGACATGGTCGTTCGATTTTTTGCTGCAAGCACAGAAATAAAAGCAAGTAAATG CTCGGTTGGGGAGTCTTTCGGGGACAGCGCTATCAAATTCGTGCAAATTAAAAGGGATGCAGGCTTGTGCACAGTGAAGAGTCGCGTCACGCCTGAACATGCGATCAACTTGGAGAGCTACCGCGCCACAGTCGTTATTGACGAAGACGAGGATGTGGTGCGGTCTTGCCAATGCGACGACTGTGCATTATGCCCAG ATGCATGTAGACATGCCGTGGCATTCCTGCTGTGGCTGCACAGAAGATCAGAGGAACCTCCTACAACCTCCGCTATATGCTATTGGGATTCTGCCTCTTTGTCAAACCAGGATGATACTACATCAGTTATGACAGTGAAAGAGATGTTGGGCATAAAGGAAGTTAAAATGAAACCTGAT ACACGTGTTCTTGACGAGTTCATAAAAGTGGCAAAAGAAAAGAATATTGATTGTTTACTCATGCGCCACATCCAAGGGGCCAAGCAAAAGCTCAGCCTGCACCAGCTGTGTGTGACCGTCGAGGGACAGCTGCACTGTCCGCAGGCACTGCTGCAGGCCCTGGTGGCCGAGATGACCTCCGTCACTGAGGCTGACGTCACACCTTGGTGTGAAGTATG GTATGGCAGAATCAAAGACTCAATGCTCCATGAAGCTGTTCATTGTCCAGAAAAGAAAGATGATCTTGTGGAGAGAATTTTGGGCGAGGAGTCAAAGTATACCCGTAAGGAAATGGCTAAACGAAAACGAATCAAAAAAGCGGTTCTCAAAGAAGTCAGCAAAAAGGCAaag ATGGAAATAACCGAAATAGGAGCACTTCTTAATCCTGCATATCCAGTCCTCGGAGCAGCACCTGACGGGGTGACAAACGAGCACACCATTGAGATCAAATTGCCATCGGATGATCAAACTTTGCTCTCCTATGTGAAAGATAATAAACTATCAATGGAAATTTGGAGCCAAGTCCAAGCACAAATgtactttagtaaaaaaacgAAAGCTCTGTTTTGTGTAGCGCTGCCGAATTTCGCGACAACAAAAGCAGTTGAGATATTCCCTGTGCCCTATGACGAAAGTATCGAAATTGTCTTGGACAGAGCTCAGCAATTTTGGATTGATGCCGTATTTCCAGTTTTAATGACAATATATAACCAGTAA